Proteins co-encoded in one Bacillus horti genomic window:
- the ymfI gene encoding elongation factor P 5-aminopentanone reductase — translation MGEHTVLVTGATGGIGEAVAYQLASDGYHLQLHYNLNREKALEIQRTIIDKFDVDVQILQADLSTSAGPYHLLEQLTPKPSILVHSAGLAHHALFQDVSSEDYERMIQLHVTSPFILTQKLLPSLLSRKWGRIIFITSIWAATGAANESLYAMAKGGMTSLMKSLALELGPSGITVNAVAPGAIDTSMNHVLSEEERIEISSQIPIGRFGTADEVAHSVAFLLHAKSAYITGQTLQINGGWHM, via the coding sequence GTGGGGGAACATACTGTATTAGTAACCGGAGCAACTGGGGGAATAGGGGAAGCTGTAGCCTATCAGCTTGCTTCAGACGGCTATCATTTACAGCTCCATTACAATTTGAATCGAGAGAAAGCTTTGGAGATACAACGCACTATTATAGATAAATTCGATGTTGATGTACAAATATTACAGGCGGATTTAAGTACTTCAGCAGGCCCGTATCATTTACTCGAACAATTAACACCAAAGCCAAGTATTTTGGTTCATAGCGCAGGTTTAGCTCACCATGCTTTATTTCAGGATGTAAGCTCTGAGGACTATGAACGCATGATCCAGCTTCATGTTACCTCTCCTTTTATTTTGACTCAGAAGCTGCTTCCTTCCTTACTCTCTCGTAAATGGGGTCGTATCATTTTTATCACGTCTATTTGGGCTGCAACCGGTGCGGCAAACGAATCCTTGTACGCTATGGCAAAAGGAGGGATGACTTCTCTAATGAAGTCTCTAGCCTTAGAGCTTGGCCCTTCAGGAATTACAGTTAACGCAGTTGCACCAGGAGCTATTGATACGTCCATGAATCATGTGTTAAGTGAGGAAGAGCGTATTGAGATTTCATCTCAGATTCCTATTGGCCGCTTTGGAACTGCAGACGAGGTTGCTCATAGTGTAGCTTTTTTACTCCATGCTAAAAGTGCGTATATTACCGGTCAAACTCTTCAAATCAATGGTGGTTGGCACATGTAG
- a CDS encoding FtsK/SpoIIIE family DNA translocase has protein sequence MLTRTKKKQRQRQKVKKTLTFELYGLILLAFSILALVQPGAVGQALRGVFRFFAGSWDFLIPLAMVVLSVYVMWKRGWPTEWNFRWTGIAMLCLSILVLSHLSLFRGLTADGLFEDQSVLSATWELYKQDVNAELPETHLGGGMIGALLFSMLHFAVGNIGTIVVVVFVILISLMLLTGISYIDIFSAINKSMKKTIHWFKERRKAYKEQMALAEKERKDQEAQQTEVHVEDYETEGPSSESATSQPAKVVKGDQGVRTVPVVEGSDTIVGQQAEASSDPMIYDFTDVAYQESDQKSLNQVEQSQALATDGSAGDIPENVDISKLDAMAADVIAYEEEENYSLPPYALLHKQTRKQVSEVKGLKSTAAKLEQTIQSFGVQAKVTNVHRGPAVTRYEVYPEVGVKVSRIVSLTDDIALALAAKGIRIEAPIPGKSAVGIEVPNEDVSMVTLREVLESSQYHESSSKLTVGLGRDISGEPIVAQLNKMPHMLVAGATGSGKSVCINGIVASILYKAKPNEVKLMMIDPKMVELNVYNGIPHLLTPVVTDSKKAAIALKKVVAEMERRYDVFASIGARNIEGYNDIIRRENQENPEEKKLLLPYIVVIVDELADLMMVAPGDVEDSIGRLAQMARAAGIHLIIATQRPSVDVITGVIKANIPSRIAFGVSSMADSRTILDMGGAEKLLGRGDMLFLPVGASKPMRVQGAFVSDEEIEKIVNHCIEQQKAQYHEEMIPEDNGSSDQEAASIEDDLYQDAVDMVVNQGSASVSMLQRRFRIGYTRAARLIDSMEANGIVGPYEGSKPREVLVSKEESHIS, from the coding sequence ATTTTGACTAGAACAAAAAAGAAGCAAAGACAACGCCAGAAAGTAAAGAAAACCTTAACCTTTGAGTTATATGGTCTTATTCTCCTGGCTTTTTCAATTTTAGCGCTCGTCCAGCCTGGAGCGGTTGGTCAAGCTTTGCGTGGAGTGTTTCGATTTTTTGCAGGATCATGGGATTTTCTGATTCCTCTTGCTATGGTTGTTTTGTCCGTATATGTGATGTGGAAAAGAGGTTGGCCAACAGAATGGAACTTCAGATGGACTGGGATTGCGATGCTGTGCTTAAGTATTTTAGTCTTAAGCCACTTGAGCCTTTTTCGGGGTTTAACAGCTGATGGTTTATTTGAAGATCAATCTGTGTTGTCTGCCACTTGGGAATTGTATAAGCAGGATGTGAATGCGGAGCTTCCTGAAACTCATCTCGGTGGAGGGATGATCGGTGCCTTACTTTTTTCTATGCTTCACTTTGCTGTTGGTAATATAGGAACGATAGTTGTTGTTGTTTTTGTTATTTTAATTAGCTTGATGTTGCTGACGGGTATTTCCTATATTGATATTTTTTCAGCGATTAATAAAAGTATGAAGAAAACCATACATTGGTTTAAAGAGAGAAGAAAAGCCTATAAAGAACAAATGGCTTTAGCTGAAAAAGAAAGAAAAGATCAAGAAGCTCAGCAAACCGAGGTGCATGTTGAAGATTATGAAACAGAGGGGCCTTCGTCTGAATCAGCTACAAGTCAGCCCGCCAAAGTAGTGAAAGGGGATCAGGGTGTACGAACCGTTCCGGTGGTTGAAGGCTCTGATACTATAGTAGGGCAGCAGGCGGAAGCTAGCAGTGATCCAATGATTTATGACTTTACTGATGTAGCTTATCAGGAGTCGGATCAAAAATCCCTCAATCAAGTGGAACAGTCACAAGCTTTAGCCACGGATGGATCCGCAGGAGATATTCCTGAGAATGTAGATATTTCTAAGCTTGACGCAATGGCGGCAGATGTAATTGCTTATGAGGAAGAAGAAAACTACTCGCTTCCACCATATGCTCTTCTGCATAAACAGACAAGAAAGCAAGTATCTGAGGTTAAAGGATTGAAGAGTACGGCGGCTAAGCTTGAGCAGACGATTCAAAGCTTTGGTGTTCAGGCTAAGGTCACCAATGTGCACAGAGGTCCAGCGGTTACAAGGTATGAGGTCTATCCTGAGGTTGGGGTGAAGGTCAGTCGTATCGTCAGTCTAACGGATGATATTGCTCTAGCACTTGCTGCCAAAGGAATACGGATTGAAGCACCTATCCCCGGAAAGTCGGCAGTAGGGATTGAGGTTCCAAATGAGGATGTATCTATGGTGACCCTGCGTGAGGTACTAGAGAGTTCGCAGTATCATGAGTCGAGCTCCAAGCTGACGGTAGGACTGGGACGTGACATCTCTGGTGAACCGATTGTAGCCCAATTGAACAAAATGCCGCATATGCTTGTTGCAGGGGCAACAGGAAGCGGAAAAAGTGTATGTATCAATGGAATAGTTGCTAGTATTTTGTATAAGGCGAAGCCTAATGAAGTAAAGCTCATGATGATTGACCCTAAAATGGTCGAACTAAACGTATACAACGGGATTCCGCATTTGTTAACTCCTGTTGTAACAGATTCTAAGAAGGCGGCTATTGCTTTGAAAAAAGTTGTGGCTGAGATGGAACGACGATACGATGTTTTTGCCTCTATTGGGGCACGTAATATTGAAGGGTATAATGATATTATCCGTCGGGAGAATCAGGAAAATCCTGAGGAGAAAAAGCTACTACTTCCGTACATCGTTGTCATTGTGGATGAGCTTGCTGATCTAATGATGGTTGCTCCAGGTGATGTTGAGGACTCTATTGGTCGTTTAGCTCAAATGGCTAGGGCAGCCGGAATCCATCTAATCATTGCTACACAACGTCCGTCAGTAGATGTTATTACGGGAGTTATTAAAGCAAATATTCCATCTAGAATTGCCTTCGGAGTTTCTTCAATGGCGGACTCTAGAACGATTCTTGATATGGGTGGAGCTGAAAAGCTATTGGGAAGAGGAGATATGCTTTTCCTACCGGTTGGAGCCTCAAAACCAATGAGGGTGCAGGGGGCGTTCGTCTCTGATGAAGAGATAGAAAAAATCGTTAACCATTGTATCGAGCAGCAAAAGGCTCAGTATCATGAGGAAATGATTCCAGAGGATAATGGATCAAGTGATCAAGAAGCAGCTTCCATTGAAGATGACTTGTATCAGGATGCTGTGGATATGGTGGTTAACCAAGGATCTGCCTCGGTTTCAATGCTCCAGCGTAGGTTCCGAATTGGCTATACAAGAGCTGCTAGATTAATTGACAGTATGGAAGCCAATGGTATTGTGGGTCCATATGAGGGAAGTAAACCTAGGGAAGTTCTAGTCTCAAAAGAGGAATCTCATATTTCTTAA
- a CDS encoding DUF3243 domain-containing protein, whose amino-acid sequence MSVLDNFDQWKDFLADRLHQGEHEGMDDHAINEIAYQIGAYLAEQVEPKNDEERLLKELWERGNEQERHVVANLMVKLVQSEGTH is encoded by the coding sequence ATGTCTGTATTAGATAATTTTGATCAATGGAAGGATTTTCTTGCCGATCGACTGCACCAAGGAGAGCATGAAGGTATGGATGACCATGCAATTAACGAGATTGCTTATCAAATTGGAGCGTATTTAGCGGAGCAGGTTGAACCTAAAAATGATGAGGAAAGACTCCTAAAAGAGCTTTGGGAGCGCGGAAATGAGCAAGAAAGACATGTTGTGGCAAACCTAATGGTAAAGCTTGTTCAAAGTGAAGGTACTCATTAA
- the yfmH gene encoding EF-P 5-aminopentanol modification-associated protein YfmH, giving the protein MQQIKFDQLQETLYYERMDNGLEVYILPKHGFHKTFATFTTKYGSIDNHFIPPGKEEVSVPDGIAHFLEHKMFEEEEGDIFHDFSKQGAQANAFTSFDRTAYLFSSTDHVQKNLETLLNFVQSPYFTEENVEKEKGIIEQEIRMYQDNPDWRAFFGLIQAMYQRFPVRIDIAGTVESIYKITKEMLYECYETFYHPSNMLLFVVGQVKPDEVLSLVKENQAQKPFKDKSEIARLFDKEPSAVHQTRLEIDLSVETPKCMLGYKETYLGLQGKEMLKQEVTTDLLMDMLFGQSSSFYQEHLESGLIDDSFGSDYTLEQHYGFSMLGGNTNNPDELIAKVQEYVKDILSNGMDQLAFERSRKKKIGSFLKQLNSPEFIANQFTRFQFNDMNLFDVIPVLEEITFEDILNRTKEHFRPEQFAVCIVK; this is encoded by the coding sequence ATGCAGCAAATTAAATTCGATCAGCTTCAGGAAACCCTTTACTATGAAAGAATGGATAATGGCCTAGAAGTGTACATCCTGCCAAAGCATGGATTTCACAAAACGTTTGCTACGTTTACGACAAAATATGGCTCTATAGATAATCACTTTATTCCACCGGGAAAGGAAGAGGTCAGTGTGCCTGACGGGATTGCTCATTTCCTAGAGCATAAGATGTTTGAGGAGGAGGAGGGTGACATCTTCCATGACTTTAGTAAGCAGGGAGCACAAGCAAACGCGTTTACTAGCTTTGATCGAACCGCTTATTTGTTTTCCTCGACTGATCATGTGCAAAAGAACCTAGAAACGCTGTTAAATTTTGTGCAGAGCCCTTACTTTACGGAAGAGAATGTTGAAAAAGAAAAGGGAATCATCGAACAAGAAATCCGAATGTACCAAGACAATCCGGACTGGAGAGCTTTTTTTGGATTAATCCAAGCGATGTACCAACGCTTTCCTGTTCGTATTGATATTGCCGGTACGGTTGAGTCAATCTACAAAATCACAAAAGAAATGCTGTATGAGTGCTATGAAACGTTCTACCACCCTAGCAATATGCTTCTTTTTGTTGTAGGTCAGGTAAAGCCTGATGAAGTATTGAGCTTAGTGAAGGAAAATCAGGCACAAAAGCCATTTAAAGATAAAAGTGAAATTGCTAGGCTATTCGATAAGGAACCTTCTGCTGTTCACCAAACTCGACTTGAAATAGACCTTTCAGTAGAAACACCTAAGTGTATGTTAGGATATAAAGAAACGTATTTAGGACTTCAAGGAAAAGAAATGCTTAAACAGGAAGTTACGACAGATCTGCTAATGGATATGCTTTTTGGGCAAAGCTCAAGCTTTTATCAAGAGCATTTAGAGAGTGGTTTGATAGACGATTCATTTGGCTCAGATTACACGCTAGAGCAGCATTATGGCTTCTCCATGTTGGGTGGTAATACGAATAACCCTGATGAATTAATTGCAAAAGTTCAAGAATACGTCAAAGATATTCTTTCAAACGGAATGGATCAATTAGCGTTCGAACGCAGTCGAAAAAAGAAAATTGGTTCCTTCTTAAAGCAACTGAACTCTCCAGAATTTATTGCTAACCAATTTACACGATTTCAATTTAATGACATGAATCTTTTTGATGTCATACCTGTTTTGGAGGAGATTACGTTTGAAGATATTTTAAATCGAACAAAAGAACATTTTCGTCCTGAACAATTTGCCGTTTGTATAGTGAAATAG
- the yfmF gene encoding EF-P 5-aminopentanol modification-associated protein YfmF — translation MSEAFNAETGFKTSEVNRIPVHICLTDKYKTNSIAVYIRQPLKEETATKVAMIPQVLMRGSENHPSAGLIRQALDDLYGATLYTEVIKRGEEQWVVFRMQIANEVYLSDQTPLLEKGIQLLCDVLLRPALENGRFNQKFVEIERDLLLKKFDQIKDDKMRYANKRCVEEMFKDERFGLFAYGEEAQLRNMDAQDLYSYYQQMLQTHPMEWFVTGDVQEDAVKAIISKHFSLTQQEQITIPKTDVPADVEEERIIVEKTKISQGKLHIGCRTGTVYGDADYIALVVCNGVFGGFSHSKLFRNVREKESLAYYVASNIESHKGFMMIYSGIEFKHFEKTVSIIKEQLQLIKDGQISDEELEQTKAVLYNQINESNDQPYQGMERYMHGVISGVHRSPEETLKAIENVTKEDIQNVAQKIHFDTIYFLTTEEEGQHDAAN, via the coding sequence ATGAGTGAAGCTTTTAACGCTGAAACAGGCTTTAAGACTAGCGAGGTTAATCGAATCCCCGTACATATTTGTTTAACGGATAAATACAAGACAAATAGCATTGCTGTATATATTAGACAACCACTAAAGGAGGAAACTGCAACTAAGGTTGCCATGATTCCTCAGGTACTGATGCGTGGATCAGAGAATCACCCTAGCGCAGGCTTAATCCGCCAAGCATTGGATGATTTATACGGTGCAACCCTCTATACAGAAGTTATTAAACGAGGGGAAGAGCAATGGGTTGTTTTTAGAATGCAAATTGCTAATGAGGTATATTTATCTGATCAAACTCCACTTCTTGAAAAAGGAATCCAGCTTTTATGTGATGTCCTTTTACGTCCTGCCTTGGAAAACGGACGTTTTAATCAAAAGTTTGTGGAAATTGAAAGGGACTTACTGTTAAAGAAATTTGATCAAATTAAGGATGACAAGATGCGTTATGCAAACAAGCGTTGTGTTGAAGAGATGTTTAAGGACGAACGCTTTGGTTTATTTGCTTATGGAGAAGAAGCACAATTAAGAAATATGGATGCCCAAGATTTATATAGCTATTATCAGCAAATGCTTCAGACTCATCCAATGGAATGGTTTGTAACGGGAGATGTACAAGAAGATGCTGTGAAAGCTATTATATCTAAGCATTTTTCTCTAACTCAACAGGAGCAGATTACAATTCCAAAAACAGATGTACCTGCAGATGTGGAGGAAGAACGTATCATTGTTGAAAAAACAAAAATTTCTCAAGGAAAGCTACATATCGGCTGCCGTACCGGAACAGTATACGGTGATGCTGATTATATCGCTCTTGTTGTGTGTAATGGTGTGTTTGGTGGCTTTAGCCATTCTAAGCTATTCCGTAACGTTCGTGAAAAGGAATCACTTGCGTATTATGTAGCATCAAATATTGAAAGTCACAAAGGATTTATGATGATTTATTCTGGGATTGAATTTAAACATTTTGAGAAAACGGTAAGTATTATTAAAGAGCAGCTTCAGCTGATTAAGGACGGACAAATCAGTGATGAGGAGCTAGAGCAAACAAAGGCCGTTTTATATAATCAAATTAATGAGTCTAATGATCAGCCATATCAAGGGATGGAAAGATATATGCACGGTGTTATTTCAGGTGTACATCGTAGTCCTGAGGAAACATTAAAGGCTATTGAAAATGTAACAAAAGAGGACATTCAGAACGTAGCACAAAAAATTCATTTTGATACGATCTACTTCTTAACTACAGAAGAGGAGGGGCAGCATGATGCAGCAAATTAA
- a CDS encoding DUF3388 domain-containing protein — MTKDVNHHPQKKEWYLEYQIHKNRPGLLGDISSLLGMLQININSINGVDVDRRGMLLQSDDDDRIELLQNLLERVNNITVTKLRHPRIRDRLAVRHGKYIERDEDDKKTFRFVRDELGILVDFLGEIFKKEGHQLVGIRGMPRVGKTESIVASSVCANKRWSFVSSTLLRQTVRNQMADDELSPDHVFIIDGIVSALRSTEKHHILVRDVMRLPATKVIEHPDIFVRETEFTIDDFDYIIELRNNPEEEIEYEAMNRNFSSFDMN; from the coding sequence ATGACCAAAGATGTAAATCATCATCCACAGAAAAAGGAATGGTATCTCGAATATCAAATACATAAGAATCGCCCTGGACTACTTGGAGATATATCCTCTTTACTAGGAATGCTACAAATAAACATTAATTCAATTAATGGTGTTGATGTGGATCGCAGAGGGATGCTTCTGCAAAGCGATGATGATGATCGAATTGAGCTTTTGCAAAACTTGCTTGAACGTGTAAACAATATTACTGTGACTAAGCTAAGACACCCTCGCATAAGAGATCGACTTGCAGTTAGACACGGAAAATATATTGAACGTGATGAAGATGATAAGAAAACCTTTCGCTTTGTTCGGGACGAATTGGGTATTTTAGTTGATTTTTTAGGAGAAATTTTTAAGAAGGAAGGTCATCAATTAGTCGGTATAAGAGGCATGCCACGCGTAGGGAAAACAGAATCCATTGTTGCTTCAAGTGTTTGTGCTAACAAACGTTGGTCGTTTGTATCTTCTACATTACTTAGACAAACTGTAAGAAATCAAATGGCAGATGATGAGCTATCTCCTGATCATGTTTTTATTATTGATGGAATTGTATCTGCGTTACGATCTACTGAAAAGCATCATATTTTAGTTCGTGATGTTATGCGTTTACCTGCTACGAAAGTGATTGAGCACCCCGATATTTTTGTACGAGAAACAGAGTTCACCATTGATGATTTTGATTATATTATTGAGTTAAGGAATAATCCTGAAGAGGAAATTGAATACGAGGCGATGAATCGGA
- a CDS encoding DUF3907 family protein: MPTFILMDMCEMTYQRLKQISATLENYLNHVHLPMLMESDDHEEETYYKGYLQDLRHLLINCENSYEKLGVSLRRAQFNKEFSEEALYQAYHLCVNGFFYPKNESYEEDGRHSYTGRDAIIFRREVNPELKKITLELSKVFEKLRDDLMYYETDYVTTKRMKS; this comes from the coding sequence ATGCCTACTTTTATACTGATGGATATGTGTGAAATGACTTACCAGCGCTTGAAGCAAATCTCAGCAACACTTGAAAACTATTTGAATCATGTACATCTACCTATGCTAATGGAATCAGATGATCATGAGGAAGAAACGTACTATAAAGGATATTTGCAGGATCTGCGACATTTGTTAATCAACTGTGAGAATTCATATGAGAAATTAGGTGTAAGCTTAAGGAGAGCACAATTTAATAAAGAGTTTTCAGAGGAAGCTCTCTATCAAGCGTATCACCTTTGCGTAAATGGATTTTTCTACCCTAAAAATGAATCCTATGAGGAGGATGGACGTCATTCCTATACAGGAAGAGATGCCATCATTTTTAGAAGAGAAGTGAATCCAGAGCTGAAGAAAATTACGTTAGAGCTTTCAAAGGTATTTGAAAAGCTAAGGGATGACCTGATGTATTATGAAACAGACTATGTCACTACAAAACGCATGAAGAGCTAA
- a CDS encoding YlzJ-like family protein, which translates to MIIYTSVPLEWVFAGYDSFQPEHEEIVHEGVQMVVEPCGAYQAKIVRLLSPNPQDYLNASLSPGSIIYFRSDTNVE; encoded by the coding sequence TTGATTATTTATACTTCAGTTCCTCTAGAGTGGGTTTTCGCTGGATATGATTCGTTTCAGCCTGAGCATGAGGAAATTGTACATGAAGGGGTACAAATGGTTGTCGAGCCCTGCGGAGCTTATCAGGCAAAAATTGTACGTTTACTGAGCCCTAATCCACAGGATTATTTAAATGCTTCATTAAGCCCCGGCTCCATCATATATTTTCGAAGCGATACGAATGTAGAATAA